The following nucleotide sequence is from Acidovorax radicis.
GGTCGCAGCGGGCGAAGCGGGCGGCATTACGCAGCACATTGGTGCCTACCACGTGGAAACTCCACGCGGCATGGTGTCGTTCCTTGATACCCCCGGTCACGAGGCCTTCACGGCCATGCGTGCCCGTGGTGCCCAGGCCACCGACATCGTAATTCTGGTGGTGGCGGCGGACGATGGTGTCATGCCCCAGACCCGTGAGGCTATCAAGCACGCCAAGGCTGCTGGCGTTCCCATCGTGGTTGCCATCACCAAGGCCGACAAGCCCGATGCCAATCTTGAACGCGTCAAGCAGGAGCTGGTGGTCGAGCAGGTGGTGCCTGAAGAATACGGTGGTGACTCGCCTTTTATTGCCGTGTCTTCCAAGACCGGCATGGGCATCGACGACCTGTTGGAACAGGTGCTGCTGCAGGCTGAAGTGATGGAACTCAAGGCGCCGGTGGATGCACTGGCCAAGGGCCTTGTCATCGAAGCGCAGCTCGACAAGGGCCGTGGTCCTGTGGCCACCGTGCTGGTGCAATCGGGCACGCTGAAGGTGGGCGACGTGGTGTTGGCTGGCCAGACCTATGGCCGCGTGCGCGCCATGCTGGACGAAAACGGAAAAACGGCCAAAACGGCAGGACCTTCGATTCCGGTCGAAATCCAGGGCCTGACCGAAGTGCCACAGGCAGGCGACGAGTTCATGGTGCTCACCGACGAACGTCGTGCCCGTGAAGTAGCTACCTACCGCGCTGGCAAGTTCCGTAATACCAAGCTGGCACGCCAACAGGCCGCCAAGCTCGAAAACATGTTTGCCGACATGACGGCGGGCGAGATCAAGCATCTGCCCATCATCGTCAAGGCCGACGTGCAGGGTTCGCAGGAAGCGCTGTCGCAATCGCTGCTCAAGCTCTCGACCGACGAGGTCAAGGTGCAGCTGGTATATACCGGCGTGGGCGGTATCAGCGAGTCGGATATCAACCTGGCGATTGCCTCCAAGGCCATCGTTATTGGCTTTAACGTGCGTGCCGATGCCGGTGCGCGCAAGCTGGCCGAAGGCAATGGCGTGGACCTGCACTACTACAGCATCATCTATGACGCTGTGGATGAGTTGCGCGTGGCGATGTCCGGCATGCTGGCTCCTGAGCAGCGCGAGGAAGTCATCGGCACGGCCGAGATCCGCACGGTGTTCGTGGCGACCAAGATAGGCACGATTGCCGGCTCGTACATCACGTCGGGCATGGTCCATCGCAATGCACGCTTCCGTTTGCTGCGCGACAACGTCGTTGTCTACACGGGCGAAGTCGATTCGATCAAGCGCCTCAAGGACGATGTCCGGGAAGTCAAGGAAGGCTTCGAGTGCGGTATCAAGCTCAAGAACTACAACGACATCAAGGAAGGCGATCAACTCGAGTTCTTTGATATCAAGGAAATCGCGCGGACGCTGTAAGGCTTCGACGAAGACGACATGGCTGCAAAGAAGTCCTCCACACCCAACCGCGCCTTCAAAGTGGCCGACCAGATCCAGCGCGATCTGACGGAGTTGATCGCGCGCGAGTTGAAAGACCCGCGCGTGGGCATGGTGACGCTGCAGGGCGTGGAGGTCACCCCTGACTATGCCCATGCGAAGGTGTTCTTCAGCCTGCTGACAGGCGACCCTGTGGAAACGCAGGCGGCGCTCAATCAGGCTGCGGGGTTCCTGCGCAATGGGTTGTTCAAGCGTTTGCACATCCACACGGTGCCCACGCTGCACTTCTTGTTCGACCGTACCTCCGAGCGTGCGGCAGATATGAACGCCTTGATCGCCAAGGCTGTTTCCTCGCGCGCTCAAGAAGACTAACCATGAACGCGCCACGCACCAGGGTGCAGCGGCGCCCTGTGCATGGGGTGTTGCTGCTCGATAAACCGCTCGGACTCTCGAGCAATGACGCCTTGCAGAAGGCGAAATGGCTGCTGCGCGCCGAAAAGGCGGGCCATACGGGTACGCTCGATCCACTGGCCACCGGGGTGTTGCCGCTGTGTTTTGGCGCGGCCACCAAGTTCAGCCAGTTGCAGCTGGATGCGCCCAAAACCTACGAAGCGGTGGCTTTGCTCGGCACCACCACCACGACCGGCGATGCCGAAGGTGACGTGGTCGAGCGCTGCGAAATCGCCCCCGATCAGCTGACCGTTGAACGCCTTGCCGCAGTGCAGCAGCAGTTCACGGGCCCGTTGAGCCAGGTGCCACCCATGCACAGTGCGCTCAAGAAAGACGGCAAGGCACTGTATGAGTACGCCCGCGCCGGCGTGACCGTGGAGCGCGAGGCGCGCAACGTGGTCATTCATGCATTAAAACTGGCGTTGGCCCATACAGATCAAGCGCAACCTGCTATCAAAATAATAGTGACCTGCAGCAAGGGCACTTACATCCGTACACTGGGTGAAGACATCGGTGCGGCGCTCGGATGTGGCGCCCACCTGACGTTTTTGCGCCGCATCGATACCGGCGGTATTGGTGTGGAGCGCTGCATCACGCTCGCTCAGCTCGAAGCCCTGCCCGAAGCAGAGCGCCTGGCCTGCCTGGAGGCGCCTGAATCGCTGCTGGTGCATCACGTGCGTGTCACGCTGGACAGCGACAATGCGGCGCGGTTCCTGTCGGGCGTGCGGCGGCGCGGGGACTGGCCGGATGCCAGCGCTGTCGCGGTCTTTGGAGAAACACCCCCAGCGTTGCTTGGGGTCGGTCACATCGTTGGCGGGGAGCTGGTGCCGGACAGGCTCCTGAGTCCGCTGGAAATTCAACAAATCTTGGAAGGCACGCCGCACCTGAAAGCCAGCGGTACATTGGAAAAACTATGACTAAACAAATCCGCAATATCGCCATCATTGCCCACGTTGACCACGGCAAGACCACCATGGTCGACCAACTGCTGCGCCAGTCCGGCACCTTCGCCGACCACGAAAAAGTGGTTGACACGGTGATGGACAACAACGCGATTGAAAAAGAGCGTGGCATCACGATTCTGGCCAAGAACTGTGCCGTGAGCTGGGAAGGCACCCACATCAACATCGTGGACACCCCCGGTCACGCCGACTTCGGCGGAGAAGTGGAGCGCGCGCTGTCCATGGTGGACGGTGTGGTGCTGCTCATCGACGCGCAAGAAGGCCCCATGCCCCAGACGCGCTTTGTGACCAAGAAGGCGCTGGCCCTCGGTTTGAAGCCCATCGTGGTGGTGAACAAGGTGGACAAGCCAGGTGCCAACCCCGACAAGGTGGTCAACGCTGCCTTCGACCTGTTCGACAAACTGGGTGCTACCGACGAGCAGCTCGACTTCCCCGTGGTGTATGCCTCGGGCATCAATGGCTGGTCTTCTCTGGAAGAAGGCGCACCTGGCGAACAGTGGGGCCCTGACATGTCTGCATTGTTCAACACCGTGCTCAAGCATGTGCCCGCGCAGACGGGTGACCCAGCCGCCCCGCTGCAGCTGCAGATCTCCGCACTCGATTTCTCTACCTTCGTGGGCCGCATCGGCGTGGGCCGCATCAGCCAGGGCACCATCAAGCCCATGATGGATGTGCTGGTCATGGAAGGCCCGGATGGCAAAGCCGTGAAGGGCCGTGTCAACCAGGTGCTGACGTTCCAGGGGCTCGATCGTGTGCAGGCGACCGAAGCCGGCCCTGGCGAAATCGTGCTGATCAACGGTATTGCCGACGTCGGTATTGGCGTCACCATCACCGACCCGGTGAACCCCGCGCCGCTGCCCATGCTCAAGGTGGACGAACCCACCCTGACCATGAACTTCTGCGTGAACACCAGCCCGCTGGCCGGCCGTGAAGGCAAGTTTGTGACCAGCCGCCAGATCTGGGACCGCCTGCAAAAGGAGCTGCAACACAATGTGGCCCTGCGTGTGAAGGAAACCGACGAGGAAGGTATCTTCGAAGTGATGGGTCGTGGCGAATTGCACCTGACCATCTTGCTCGAAAATATGCGCCGTGAAGGCTATGAACTGGCCGTGTCCAAGCCCCGCGTGGTGTTCAAGGACATCAATGGCGAAAAGCACGAGCCTATCGAGCTGGTTACCGCCGACATCGAAGAAGCCCACCAGGGTGGCGTGATGCAGGCCCTGGGCGAGCGCAAGGGCGAGCTGGTGAACATGGAGCCGGACGGCCGTGGCCGCGTGCGCCTGGAGTACCGCATTCCTGCGCGTGGCCTGATCGGCTTCACGAACGAATTCCTGAATCTAACGCGTGGTTCGGGCTTGATCGCCAACATCTTCGACAGCTACGAGCCGCATAAGGGCGATATTGGCGGTCGCAAGAACGGTGTGCTGATCTCGATGGACGATGGTGAAATCTTCACCTACGCCCTGGGCAAGTTGGACGACCGTGGCCGCATGTTCGTGAAGGCGAACGACCCGGTGTACGAAGGCATGATTGTGGGCATCCACAGCCGTGACAACGACCTGGTGGTGAATGCCACGCGTACCAAGCAGCTGACCAACTTCCGCGTCTCCGGCAAGGAAGACGCGATCAAGATCACGCCGCCCATCGATGCCACGCTGGAATACGCGGTGGAGTTCATCGAGGACGACGAACTGGTCGAAATCACGCCCAAGTCGATCCGCATCCGCAAGCGCCACCTCAAGGAAAGCGACCGCAAGCGCGCAGGCCGCTCCTGAGCGGGCTTGCCGGAGAGCGTCGCCTTTGTGGCGGCTTGATCCGGTAGCCGTTGTGCGCGCAAGGGCCCTTTGGTTCTTGCTGCGCGACCCGAAGGGCCACTGCATTGCGGTGGCCTTTTTTCCATGTTGCTCCCCTTGTCTTGCAGATTCCCATGTTGAAGCTCACGCATTCCCGCGCGGTTGTTCTGATGGTGGCGGTCACCCTCATGTGGTCCATTGCGGGTGTGGTCACGCGCCATCTGGAGCACGCTCGCAGCTTTGAAGTGACTTTCTGGCGCAGCTTCTTCACGGTGCTCGCACTGCTGGTGATTCTGCCGACCTTGCAGGGACGGACCGTGTTTGTGTCCATGCGCCACAGCGGCCGCTCCCTGTGGATTTCGGGTGTGTGCTGGAGCGTGATGTTCACCGCCTTCATGGTGGCGATCATGCTGATGCCGGTGGCCAATGTGCTGGTCACCATGGCGGTGGGCCCGCTGCTCACCGCGCTGTTTGCGCGTGTCTTTATCGGCCACCATATTGCCCCGCGCACCTGGGCCGCCATCGCCGTGGCGGGCCTGGGCATTGCGTGGATGTATGGCTCGCAAATGGCGGGCCTGCCGGTGGCCGGGACGCTGGTGGCGCTGTGTGTTCCGGTGGCGGCTGCCATCAACTGGACCGTGGTGCAGCATTCGCAGCGGCACGGTCACTCGGTGGATCTGGTGCCTGCGGTGTTGGTGGGGGCGGTGCTTTCGGTCATTGCCACTCTGCCGCTGGCCCTGCCGTTTCAGGCATCCTTGCATGACCTTGTGTTGCTGGCGTTGCTGGGCGTGGTGCAATTGGCGATCCCGTGTGTGCTGGCGGTGCGCTGTGGGCGCGTGCTCAAGGCCCCCGAGATGGCTCTGCTGGGTTTGCTGGAAGTGATTTTCGGTATCTTGCTGGCATGGGTGGGGGCAGGTGAGAAGCCCGGCGCGGCCGTGCTCACCGGCGGCGTGTTGGTCATTGGTGCGCTGGTTTTTAATGAACTGTTAGGTTGGAAGGAACAAAAATGACGGAGACGACAGGGGTATCTGAGGTCCTGAGCGAAGTGCGTGGACAGGTTGGTTTCATCACGCTGAACCGCCCGCGCGCGCTCAATGCGTTGTCGCTGGGCATGGTGCGGGCCCTGATGGGCACGCTGCTCGCCTGGCAGAACGATGCCCATGTGCTGGCCGTGGCGATCCGCGGCAGCAACAAGGAAGGCCCATTTGGCGCCTTTTGCGCAGGGGGCGATATTCGCTTTCTGCACCAGGCGGGCAGCCAGGGCAACCCGTTGATCGAGGACTTCTTTACCGAGGAGTACGCGCTCAACCACCTGATTCATAACTACGGCAAGCCCTACATCGCGTTCATGGATGGCATCGTGATGGGTGGCGGGATGGGCATCAGCCAGGGCGCTGCGTTGCGTGTGGTGACCGAGCGCACAAAGATGGCGATGCCCGAGACGGCCATTGGTCTGTTCCCCGATGTGGGCGGAGGGTACTTTCTGAGCCGCTGCCCAGGCCGTGTGGGTGAATGGCTGGCGCTGACCGGTGACGCCATTGGTGCCGGTGATGCCATCGAGAACCAGTTGGCCGACGGCTGTCTGCCTGCCGACCAGCAAGCTGCCGTGTGGGAAGCGTTGGGCACGCAGGGCTTTGCCAGCGGTGGCGCCGCCAAAGACTTTGTTGCTTCTAAATTAATAGCTGCTAACGCTTTGCAGTCAAGCGTTAGAGGCCAAATTGATCAATATTTTTCGCTTCCTACCGTGGGTGAGATCGTCGCTGCGCTGGAGGCTGCCGACACCGACTGGGCACGCGCCACGGCCGCTACGCTGCGCAAGCGCTCGCCGCTGATGCTGCATGTGGTGCTGGAGCAAATCCGCCGCGCCCGTGGCATGGGCCTGGCCGACGACTTGCGCATGGAGCGCGACATGGTGCGCCACTGTTTCTTTTTGCGCCCCGGGCAGAGCGAGACAGTGGAGGGCATCCGTGCTCTGGCCGTGGACAAGGACCATGCGCCGCAATGGAACCCCGGCCGCATCGAGGATGTGACGCCCGAGATGGTGGCGCCGTTTTTTGTCAGCCCTTGGCCGACCCACGCACACCCCTTGGCGCAGCTCGCCTGACGGTCAGCGCTGTATCTGTGGGTACACCGCGGTGGCCAGCGCAAGCAATTGCGCGCGAGACAGCTGCCCACTGAGTGCGTAGCCGAAGCCTGCATCCACCCAATAAAACCCAGGCACCGGGCCTTCGCTGGTGAACTGAAACGCTGTTGCGGGGGCGGGCTGCGCTGATTGCAGAGGCGGGTTTGTTGTCGACGAGCCAGCAGCCGTTGCCGCAGGGGAGGCAGCGGCGCCCGCCAATGCCCCCATATACAGGGTGATGCGCTGGCCCGCGCCATTTTGGTACATGAACTGCGCCCGCGCGCCGGTGTCGCCCGGCAACAGGCGTCCACCCACCAGCTCGTAGCCCAACGGGGTGAGCACGGGCACTTTGAGGGGCCTGTCGAGCCGTTTGGACAGCCACTGGACCAGATGGTCCTGCTGCGCGGCACCAACCTCGACGGGGTGGCGTACTTCGGGCTGGTACACGGCATGGGCTACCGCTGCCTGCTCGGCAAAACGCTGGGCCGTTGCCGCCACCAGGACACTGGGGCCACCAGACGCCGGTTTGCCGGACCCCAGCTGGAGGGTGCCGCCCGACCATTGGCCGTGGCCCGCCCATCCCAATGCAAACGCCATGAATACCGAGGCAGCCATGCCTCCCCAGCGCCACCGCTGCATTTGCTGCGCCTTGCGATGGGCCGTGCGCAGCGCGCTGGCCCGCAGCATCTCTGGCACTGGGGCGTCGAGCATGTCGGTGTGCAGTGCCTGTAACTGCTGCCGTTGTTTCTGCCACTGATCGATGGATTCGAGCGCAGCGGAGTTTCCCTGTAACTGGGTGCGCAAGGTGGCGGCCTCGGCAGGGGTGAGGCGGCCGTCTGCCAGGGCGTGCCACGCGGCTTGATCGTCGGTATGTTCCAACGGCGGGGTGCGTGGGGATACGGAGGGTGCGAGACGGTGGGTCATTTGAGTCGGCGCAAAGAGGCGGTACGCGCTGGCTGTTCCATCGGGGCTGGCTCGGGGCCTGGGGTGGGCGCAGGGTTGGGCGCAGCAGCTGATGGTGTGGTGTGATCCATCAGCCCGCGCAGGCGCGCACGGGCCCGTGACAGGCGTGACATGACGGTGCCCAAAGGGATCGAGAGGACGCGTGCCGTGTCCTCATAGCTCATGTCCTCCATGGCCACCAGCAGCAATACGGCCCGTTGCTCTGCGGGCAAACGCTGCAGGCAACGCTGCAGGTCCAGCGCGTCGTCCGTGGGGTTGGGTGCTCCAGCGAAATGGTCTTTGATGTCGTCGATGTCCACCGATGCCAACATCGGTGCGCCACGGCGCTGGTTGAGGTACAGGTTGTGCATCAACGTGAACAACCAGGCCCGCAGATCTGTGCCTGTGCGCCACAGCAGCCATTTGCTGCAGGCGCGCTCCAGCGTGTCCTGCACCAGATCGTCGGCGGCCCAGGCGTCACCGGTCAGCACCCGCGCATATCTGCGCAAGCCAGGCAATTGCTCGATGACCTGGTTGCGGTTCATGTGGTGGGCAGGGGGGGCTGCAGCCGTGCCAGCGCTTAAGGACGCGCCGCGTGCCAGACCTGGTTCACACCGTCGCCGGTCTTGTCGCCGGGTTTTGCGTCCTTGGCCCAAAAATACAGAGGCTTGCCCTTGTACGCCAGTTGGGTTTTTCCGTCGTCACGGGTCACGATGCTGTAGTTGCTGTCGGGTGCCTTGCTGGCCATGAGCGGCGGCCAGTTGGTGGCGCAAGGGCCGTTGCACACGGATTTGCCGCTGCCTGCTGCGTCGCGGTCAAAGGTGTAAAGCGTCATGCCGCTGGCGCCAACGAGTACGCCATCCATGGCCTTTACGGGCGCTTCGGACATGGCAGCGCAGCCAGCCATGCCAGCCACGGCGACGAGTGCTGCAGCCATCGATACAAATTTCTTCATGGGTTTCTCCAGGGTGTGGTGGGTGCAGGCGGGCACCAATGCTTGCCTTGCACCTGCATAAACACAGAGGCATGGCGGTTTATTCCCGTAGGTACCTAATAAATTCTGCCAGTTGACGGTTGGGGCTGTGCTTACTTTGGTTCGGCGTGTCGCCCACGCACCCGCATTGACCCCAGGGGGCTTGCGCTTGCATCGAGATTTCTTCGGGAAGTTCACCCAAGCAGAGCGGAGGGGTCAGCCCTGCGAGCATGCCGACGCCCGTCGCGCCTTGCTCCGTCCAGTCGTTCTTGCACCAGGGCATGCTGGACGGCCTAAGAACACCTACGACTCTATTGCAGCGTTCTCGGCCGCAGACTTCACCGAGGACCTCAAGAGCTTCGACGTGCCCAGGTTGGTCATCCACGGCGATGGCGATCAGATCGTGCCGATTGAAGCATCAGGCCGCGCTTTAGCCACACGGGTCAAGATGTGAGTTGAGTACAAGGGCGTGGCATAGGTAAGCGCTTCAAACTCGCCATTGCAGCCGGGGGTAAGGACGGGCCTGCAAAGCCCTTCTCATCAGCGGCTGCGGCTCTTCATGGCGCGCTCCACCTCGCGTTTGCCTTCGCGGTCCTTGATGGTGTCGCGTTTGTCGTGCTCGGCCTTGCCTTTCGCCAAAGCGATTTCGCATTTCACGAAACCATTTTTCCAGTGCAGGTTCAAGGGCACCAGGGTGAAGCCTTTTTGCTCCACTTTGCCAATCAGGTGCTCAATGTCGGCCTTCCTGAGTAGCAGTTTTTTGGTGCGCGCAGCTTCGGGGCTGACATGGGTGGAGGCGGTCTTGAGCGCATTGATCTGGCAGCCGAGCAGGAATAGCTCGCCCTCGCGAATCAGCACATACCCATCGGTCAGCTGCACCTTGCCTTCGCGCAGCGCCTTGACCTCCCAGCCGTGCAGCACCATGCCCGCCTCGTAGCGTTCCTCGAAGAAATAGTTGTAGGCCGCTTTCTTGTTGTCGGCAATGCGGGCAGTAGGATCGGGTTTTTTGGCCATGGGGAATTAGATGCGGCGCAAACCGGGAGTTGAAAGGCCTCCCTACAATTGTCGTGGTCTGGCTCACGTGATTCTAATTTCCTCTGGCAGTCGAACTTCGTTGACCGCGTTGCGATGGCCAGAATCCCTGTCTGCATGAAAACCGTCCAAAAGTCCGTCCTGATCTGGTATAGCCCTGAAGAAATGTTTGCGCTGGTCACTGGCGTGGAGCAATACCCCCAGTTTTTACCGTGGTGTGATCGCTCTGCCGTGCTTGAGCGCACGGCCGACAGCATGACCGCCGAGGTGGGTATTGCCCTTGGAGGCATCCACCAAACGTTTGTGACCAAAAATACGCACGAAGTGGGGCGGCGGGTGCAGATGCATTTGGTCAAGGGGCCGTTTTCACGGCTCGATGGTGATTGGCATTTTTATCCGGTCGGTGACGGCACGCAGCGGGCGTGCAAGGTCGAGCTGCTTCTCAACTACGGGTTTGCCAGTGCCGCGCTGGCCGCGCTCGTGGGGCCGGTGTTTGACCGCATTGCCGGGAGCATGGTCGATGCTTTCGTGAAGCGGGCAGAGCAGGTCTATGGCTGATAGGGCCCGGGGCCTGGCCCCTTTGCAGGTGACGCAGGTGATGCAGGTGACGGTGGTTGTGTGTGTTGCCCCGCGAGAAACCCAGGAGCAGGTTTTGCAACTGCCCGTGGGCTCTACAGTAGGGGACGCCCTGGATGCGTTGGGTTCGTTAGCGGCTATTGGTGGCGATACGCTGCAGTCGAAGAATCCAAGGCACAGTGACGCAGTGCCGCCCTCGGTGCTTGTGGGTGTTTGGGGCCGCGTTGTCGATCGCAATGTATTGCTGGGGCATCTTGATCGACTGGAGATCTATCGGCCACTGACCGTAGACCCCAAGGTGGCTCGCCGGGAGCGGTTTGCCCGCCAGGGCGCCCGAACCACCGGCCTGTTTGCGAACCGCCGGGACGGAGGTAAATCGGGTTATTGATGGCCGAGTTGTTGGGGCGCGTTCTGCCAAGCCGTGCCGGACATCCTCGCGCAGTGGGTCGCAGCGGATCAGCGCACGCAGTCTGACGCGACGATCCCGTCAATCCGTTTGGCTTCCGCAGCGCGTGCCGGTCCATCCAGGAATATGCGTTCGCCTTGGGCATTTGCTTGGGTAATGGGCTTGCCCGCATCAAACGCGGCCTTCGCAGCCTTTGCACGGGTGCAGTTTTCAGCCTTGGCCTTGGCCACCTTTTCGTCTTCTGCCTTCTTTTTAGCGGCTTCGGCGGCCTCTGCCTGGGCCTTCTTTTCTTCCAGCTCCTTGTCTTTGCCAGTGCCGGGAGCGCTGGCGGCCGGTTTGGGTGCGGCGGCCGCGGTTGGTGCCGCGTCCGGGTCCACCGGCACGGCTACGCGCGAACTGTTGGCGGGGCGGTTTCCGCCAGGCTGTTTGAGAACGTTCTTGTCAGGGATTTCCTGTGGTGGCGGGCGGTCGCTGAAGACCTTGCGTCCGTCCTTGTCGATCCACTGCCATTGGGCGGCTGCGCCCATGGCCCAGGTGCAGGCCACAGCCAGCAGCAGAAGCTTGTGCATTTTCATGCGAACGAGTTTATCCGTCCGGCTCGTCACCCGCCAGCGTATGAGCGCCGGGGTTGCCTTTGGACAACGCGTCGCTGGGGTTTCATGTCAGTGGGAATGTCGGCCGCAGGGCGATATATGACAAATGACGAGCGGATCTGATTTTCATATGGACCGCCAACTGAATGCGTGTGCCCGCTGCTGACGGCGCGTGGCACGGGTACAATCCGTTTTTTGGAGCTTTCTCATGCGCCTTCTTGGAAAAGCGCTCACCTTCGACGATGTGTTGCTGGTGCCAGCGTACTCCCAGGTCCTGCCCAAGGACACGTCCCTCGCGACGAAACTCTCCCGCAATATCCAGCTGAATCTGCCGCTTGTGTCCGCCGCCATGGACACCGTGACCGAAGCGCGCCTGGCCATTGCTATCGCCCAAGAGGGCGGTATCGGAATCGTGCACAAAAATCTCACACCCCAGGAGCAGGCTGCCCACGTGGCCAAGGTCAAGCGGTATGAGTCTGGTGTCGTGCGCGATCCGGTCGTCATTACCCCCGAGCACACCGTGCTCCAAGTGCTGGACTTGTCGGAGCAACTGGGGATTTCGGGATTCCCTGTGTGCGATGGTGGCAAGGTGGTGGGCATCGTCACCAGCCGCGATCTGCGCTTTGAAACCCGCTACGACGTCAAGGTGCATCAGATCATGACGCCCCGTGAAAAACTCATCACGGTCAAAGAGGGCGCTACGGCCAGCGAGGCGAAGGCGCTTCTGAACAAATACAAGCTGGAGCGGTTGCTGGTCATCAATGATGACTTCGAGCTCAAGGGGTTGATCACCGTCAAGGACATCACCAAGCAGACCAGCTTTCCCAACGCCGCAAGAGACCCATCGGGTCGCCTGCGCGTGGGCGCTGCGGTAGGTGTGGGTGAGGGCACTGAAGAACGTGTCGAGGCCTTGGTCAGGGCTGGTGTGGATGCCATCGTAGTGGACACCGCCCATGGCCACAGCCGAGGGGTGATAGAGCGGGTGCGCTGGGTCAAGCAAAACTACCCGCAGGTCGATGTGATTGGCGGCAACATTGCCACGGGCGCAGCCGCGCTGGCGCTGGTCGAAGCCGGTGCTGACGCTGTCAAGGTCGGTATTGGACCGGGCTCCATCTGCACCACGCGCATCGTTGCCGGTGTGGGCGTGCCGCAGATCATGGCCATCGACAGTGTGGCCACGGCGCTGCGCGGCACGGGCGTGCCGCTGATTGCCGACGGTGGCGTGCGCTACAGCGGTGACATCGCCAAGGCTCTGGCCGCTGGTGCCAGCACCATCATGATGGGCGGCATGTTTGCAGGCACGGAAGAGGCGCCGGGCGAAGTGATCCTGTTCCAGGGCCGCAGCTACAAGAGCTACCGCGGCATGGGCTCTATCGGTGCGATGCAGCAAGGCAGTGCCGACCGATATTTTCAGGAGTCGACCACAGGCAATCCCAATGCCGACAAGTTGGTACCCGAAGGCATCGAAGGTCGCGTGCCCTACAAGGGATCCATGGTGTCCATCGTGTTCCAGATGGCGGGGGGCATTCGTGCTGCCATGGGTTATTGCGGCTGCGCCACGATCGAGGACATGAACAACAAGGCTGAATTCGTCGAGATCACCACTGCTGGTATCCGCGAAAGCCATGTTCACGACGTGCAAATCACCAAAGAAGCGCCCAACTACCGCGCGGACTGATTTTTCAGCAACTACAGGCCCGAACCCACTTTCCAAGTGTTCGGGCCTTTGTCTTTTCCTGTCGCCCATCATGCCACACCAGAAAATCCTCATCCTCGATTTCGGCTCGCAAGTCACCCAGCTCATCGCCCGTCGCGTGCGCGAGGCCAACGTGTACTGCGAAGTGCACCCCTGCGATGTGACCGACGAGTGGGTGCGGGACTATGCCAAGGACGGCTCACTCAAAGGCATCATCCTGTCCGGGAGCCATGCCAGCGTGTACGAGGACACCACCGACAAGGCGCCGCAATCGGTGTTCGAGCTCGGCCTGCCCGTGCTG
It contains:
- the rbfA gene encoding 30S ribosome-binding factor RbfA yields the protein MAAKKSSTPNRAFKVADQIQRDLTELIARELKDPRVGMVTLQGVEVTPDYAHAKVFFSLLTGDPVETQAALNQAAGFLRNGLFKRLHIHTVPTLHFLFDRTSERAADMNALIAKAVSSRAQED
- the truB gene encoding tRNA pseudouridine(55) synthase TruB; translation: MNAPRTRVQRRPVHGVLLLDKPLGLSSNDALQKAKWLLRAEKAGHTGTLDPLATGVLPLCFGAATKFSQLQLDAPKTYEAVALLGTTTTTGDAEGDVVERCEIAPDQLTVERLAAVQQQFTGPLSQVPPMHSALKKDGKALYEYARAGVTVEREARNVVIHALKLALAHTDQAQPAIKIIVTCSKGTYIRTLGEDIGAALGCGAHLTFLRRIDTGGIGVERCITLAQLEALPEAERLACLEAPESLLVHHVRVTLDSDNAARFLSGVRRRGDWPDASAVAVFGETPPALLGVGHIVGGELVPDRLLSPLEIQQILEGTPHLKASGTLEKL
- the typA gene encoding translational GTPase TypA, with product MTKQIRNIAIIAHVDHGKTTMVDQLLRQSGTFADHEKVVDTVMDNNAIEKERGITILAKNCAVSWEGTHINIVDTPGHADFGGEVERALSMVDGVVLLIDAQEGPMPQTRFVTKKALALGLKPIVVVNKVDKPGANPDKVVNAAFDLFDKLGATDEQLDFPVVYASGINGWSSLEEGAPGEQWGPDMSALFNTVLKHVPAQTGDPAAPLQLQISALDFSTFVGRIGVGRISQGTIKPMMDVLVMEGPDGKAVKGRVNQVLTFQGLDRVQATEAGPGEIVLINGIADVGIGVTITDPVNPAPLPMLKVDEPTLTMNFCVNTSPLAGREGKFVTSRQIWDRLQKELQHNVALRVKETDEEGIFEVMGRGELHLTILLENMRREGYELAVSKPRVVFKDINGEKHEPIELVTADIEEAHQGGVMQALGERKGELVNMEPDGRGRVRLEYRIPARGLIGFTNEFLNLTRGSGLIANIFDSYEPHKGDIGGRKNGVLISMDDGEIFTYALGKLDDRGRMFVKANDPVYEGMIVGIHSRDNDLVVNATRTKQLTNFRVSGKEDAIKITPPIDATLEYAVEFIEDDELVEITPKSIRIRKRHLKESDRKRAGRS
- a CDS encoding DMT family transporter: MLKLTHSRAVVLMVAVTLMWSIAGVVTRHLEHARSFEVTFWRSFFTVLALLVILPTLQGRTVFVSMRHSGRSLWISGVCWSVMFTAFMVAIMLMPVANVLVTMAVGPLLTALFARVFIGHHIAPRTWAAIAVAGLGIAWMYGSQMAGLPVAGTLVALCVPVAAAINWTVVQHSQRHGHSVDLVPAVLVGAVLSVIATLPLALPFQASLHDLVLLALLGVVQLAIPCVLAVRCGRVLKAPEMALLGLLEVIFGILLAWVGAGEKPGAAVLTGGVLVIGALVFNELLGWKEQK
- a CDS encoding enoyl-CoA hydratase/isomerase family protein codes for the protein MTETTGVSEVLSEVRGQVGFITLNRPRALNALSLGMVRALMGTLLAWQNDAHVLAVAIRGSNKEGPFGAFCAGGDIRFLHQAGSQGNPLIEDFFTEEYALNHLIHNYGKPYIAFMDGIVMGGGMGISQGAALRVVTERTKMAMPETAIGLFPDVGGGYFLSRCPGRVGEWLALTGDAIGAGDAIENQLADGCLPADQQAAVWEALGTQGFASGGAAKDFVASKLIAANALQSSVRGQIDQYFSLPTVGEIVAALEAADTDWARATAATLRKRSPLMLHVVLEQIRRARGMGLADDLRMERDMVRHCFFLRPGQSETVEGIRALAVDKDHAPQWNPGRIEDVTPEMVAPFFVSPWPTHAHPLAQLA
- a CDS encoding anti-sigma factor family protein, coding for MTHRLAPSVSPRTPPLEHTDDQAAWHALADGRLTPAEAATLRTQLQGNSAALESIDQWQKQRQQLQALHTDMLDAPVPEMLRASALRTAHRKAQQMQRWRWGGMAASVFMAFALGWAGHGQWSGGTLQLGSGKPASGGPSVLVAATAQRFAEQAAVAHAVYQPEVRHPVEVGAAQQDHLVQWLSKRLDRPLKVPVLTPLGYELVGGRLLPGDTGARAQFMYQNGAGQRITLYMGALAGAAASPAATAAGSSTTNPPLQSAQPAPATAFQFTSEGPVPGFYWVDAGFGYALSGQLSRAQLLALATAVYPQIQR
- a CDS encoding sigma-70 family RNA polymerase sigma factor — translated: MNRNQVIEQLPGLRRYARVLTGDAWAADDLVQDTLERACSKWLLWRTGTDLRAWLFTLMHNLYLNQRRGAPMLASVDIDDIKDHFAGAPNPTDDALDLQRCLQRLPAEQRAVLLLVAMEDMSYEDTARVLSIPLGTVMSRLSRARARLRGLMDHTTPSAAAPNPAPTPGPEPAPMEQPARTASLRRLK
- a CDS encoding alpha/beta fold hydrolase → MLRPVVLAPGHAGRPKNTYDSIAAFSAADFTEDLKSFDVPRLVIHGDGDQIVPIEASGRALATRVKM